One genomic window of Ziziphus jujuba cultivar Dongzao chromosome 4, ASM3175591v1 includes the following:
- the LOC107416862 gene encoding uncharacterized protein LOC107416862 has protein sequence MDGLQQIGLPILGIVAAAAVTFYAVSFNEIREKSFRDFEDSDTENEGFRRFPSSREKRARRKAEKDAKS, from the exons atGGATGGCTTACAACAAATAGGCCTCCCAATTCTGGGAATTGTAGCAGCTGCTGCTGTCACCTTCTACGCTGTAAGCTTCAACGAGATTAGAGAG AAATCTTTCAGAGATTTCGAAGATTCAGACACTGAGAATGAAGGATTCAGGCGATTTCCAAGCTCCAGGGAAAAGCGTGCcagaagaaaagccgaaaagGATGCCAAAAGTTGA
- the LOC107416860 gene encoding glycine cleavage system H protein 2, mitochondrial, producing the protein MAMSSSSRLWAAKAASYLRLSLPFRGFSSVVKNLMYAESHEWAKLDGNLATIGITDHAQDHLGDVVYVELPDVGVGVTQGNSFGAVESVKATSDINSPVSGKVIEVNEELNSSPGLVNASPYERGWIIKVEMSSKDELNNLMDSDKYSKFCEEEDAKH; encoded by the exons ATGGCGATGAGTAGCAGTAGTAGGTTATGGGCAGCAAAGGCTGCTTCATATCTCAGGCTCTCTCTTCCTTTTAGAGGCTTTTCTTCTG TTGTAAAGAATTTAATGTATGCAGAGTCTCATGAGTGGGCAAAACTTGATGGAAATTTGGCTACAATTGGAATAACAGACCATGCTCAGGATCATTTAGGGGATGTTGTATATGTTGAGTTGCCAGATGTTGGGGTTGGTGTTACACAGGGCAACAGTTTTGGTGCTGTTGAGAGTGTGAAAGCAACCAGTGACATAAACTCTCCTGTTTCAGGCAAAGTAATCGAAGTCAATGAAGAGCTAAATAGCTCTCCGGGTTTG GTAAATGCAAGTCCGTATGAAAGGGGATGGATTATAAAGGTCGAGATGAGCAGTAAGGATGAGCTTAATAACCTGATGGATTCGGATAAATACTCCAAGTTCTGTGAAGAAGAAGATGCGAAACATTAG